The genomic interval TGGAATCAGACCCGTAACTATTTTTCTATATTAACAAAATTTCTTATTATCAATGTTTTACTGGCTGATACATCCATTACACTGTATAAAAATAATGGTTTAAAACATTATATTTTAATATGGAATTCGTTTATCCCTACTAATTAATATGGATTCTCAACATAAAAGTTTACCTCACAGAAACTGGAGCCGGATTGACACATGGGCATTTATCTCATTTGCCATGGGAATGTTCATAGAATCATATATATTCGGAATGTCTTCTATAGCCACTACCTGGGTTAAAATTCCAGACAGCTATAAGGCATTGCTATTATCATGGTCTCCCTTATGGCTGATAATAGGCATAGGAATAGCAGGCCCTGTATCCGACCGCATTGGGAGGAAACAGGTTTTCTATATTACAATGAGTTTGTACGCTATCGGCGCAATAGGGATAACATTCAGTTACACATTTTACCTTATATTAATTTTCCTTGGAATTTTGCTCTTTGCCTCAGGAGGGGAAATGAATACAATTATGGCGTTATCGCAGGAAATTATGCCCAGGCAGCACAGGAGTTCAACTATGCTGCTGGAATTAAATTTTATTCCACTTGGCGGGCTGGTTCTTGCTGCAGTTGCATTTTCAAGTTTATACAGTTCTATTTATTTCCAGAGGCTTATGGTAGCCCTGACAATAATTATAGTCCTGGTTGTCCTTGTTGCTTCCCGCCGTTATTTGCCGGAGAGTTTTCTATGGCTCGCAAGCAAAGGGAAAAAAGAACAGGCAATAGCTGATGCAAAGAAATATTATGGCGAAGCAGGCTATCTGGAAAGGACAGACAACACAAAGGATCTCTCGGATAGCAGAGATCTGAATAAAACCAGCCACTTCTGGCTTAAGTTCTTTGCCACATTGACAACAGCATTTGCAGGAACCACGGGATTCGGGCTTATAGCCTATGAACTGGGGCCTATAATCTTTCCAAACCTTACAGATCTGATACTTCTGGTTTCCAGTGTAGCAGCCTTCGCAATGGGTTTAATAGGATTTTTCGGCGAAAAAATCAGCAGGAAATCAATGCTGCTATGGGGAAATCTGGGTGCACTTGCTTTTACTATTATAACGTATGAACTTATAGGCACCTGGTCTAAATATATTATACTGTTCTGGGCTCTCGTCGTTATATTGAATGCCTTTGTACAGTTAGGTTACCTGGCTGAGGATACATTAAAATCTGAAGTATGGGCTACAAAATCCAGAGGGAGCCTTACTGCGCTTGTAAGATTTCTTGGCATAGGCCTATATATCCCTACAATTTATATTACCTATACATACAATATATACCAGTATATGCTTTTCAACATTCTTGTATGGGTTATAGGTTCTGCAGGTGCTGTTGCATGGTATATTCTGGGCAAAGAAACAGGCAAGGGAATACCTATTGAACTAGCAGACTGAATGCCATGGAATAATTTAAATGATATTTGCTATTTCTAATATTGAGATTCATGGAAATAAATATTGGCATTATAGGTGGCATGGGCCCAAAGGCAACAAACCAGTTTCTGGACCGAATTACTGAATTGACAGAAGCAGCAAATGACCAGGAACATGTAAGATATATACTTTACAGTGATCCTGAGATTCCTGACAGGATAGGCGCTTATTTCAACGGTACCAAAAGCCCGGTGGATGCCATAAACAAAGGCATAGATTTTCTTGAAAGGAACGGCATAACAACAATAGCTATACCCTGCAATACGGCACATATATGGTTCAGTGAGTTTAAAGCAGGTGTCAATCTGCTAAATATGGTTGACCTTACAGTAAAAGCTATACTAGACTCTGGATACAAACATCCAGGATTTCTGGCAACTACTGCAACTATCAAATCCAGGCTTTACATTAAAAATCTGGAAGAAGCCGGTATCTCTGCCATAATTCCGGAACAGGAGGATACAGTAATGCAAGCGGTGAAGCTGGTGAAACTTGGAGAGATTTCCAGGGCAAAGGCTACCTTGAAGCCAGTGGTTAAAGAACTTGAAGATAATGGCTCGGATTCTATTATTATGGCATGCACTGAAATACCTGTTATACTGAATAGGGAGGATACAGAACTGCCATTGATAGATTCAGACCGCATCCTTGCTGAGAAAATAATATTATCTGCGGGAAAACGGCTCAAGCCTTATAATAAATAAACTTTGCCGGAAAATATTTTAAACTTTGCACGGATATTAAATTATGTTAAAACAGTTTCCGGAGAATGGCATGGACATACAGAAAATCCATGAAACGCTTGATGAACTTGGAAAAAATGATATAAAAAATAGCAGGGGAAGATTATTTACATATTTCTATGACCCGGGAATAGATGAATTAAATAAACTCCAGGATATTTTCCTGAAATTTTCAAACAGGAATGGAATGGATTACCACGCATTTCCCAGTACATTGAAACTTGAAAATGATGTAATAGCCATGATGGCTTCATTGTTGCATGGCAAAGAAGGAAGCGCCGGGACATTTACCACCGGTGGAACGGAGAGTATTATTCTGGCAATGAAAGCTGCAAGAGATAGATTTTTTGAAAAGCATCACGGTGTTCCTGAGGTAATATTGCCTGTAACGGCACATCCATCATTCAGCAAGGCTGTTGAATACCTGGGGCTTAAGGAAATACGCCTGCCTGTTGATGAACACTACCTGGCTGACCCGGAACTCATGAGAAAAGCAATTACAGAAAATACAGCAATGATAGTAGGTTCAGCACCTTCTTTCCCATATGGCACAATTGATCCTGTTAAGGAATTATCAGATATTGCCCTTGAAAATAATTTATGGCTGCATGTTGATGCCTGTGTTGGTGGAATGATTCTTCCATTTCTTAAAAGGCTTGGCCACAATGTCCAGGATTTTGATTTCACCCTTCCTGGTGTATCATCCATTTCCGTCGATCTGCACAAATACGGGTTTACTCCTAAGGGTTCATCTGTTATTATGTATAAAAATGAGGAACTTAGAAAGCACCAGATCTATGTAAACGCAAAGTGGCCAGGCTATCCCATGTCAAACGCAGGGATGCAGGCAACAAAATCTGCAGGGCCTTTAGCAGGCACATGGGCAATTATGAACTATCTCGGGTATAAAGGATATACTGATCTGGCTTCAAAAACATTATCTGCATATAAAACA from Ferroplasma acidiphilum carries:
- a CDS encoding pyridoxal phosphate-dependent decarboxylase family protein; amino-acid sequence: MLKQFPENGMDIQKIHETLDELGKNDIKNSRGRLFTYFYDPGIDELNKLQDIFLKFSNRNGMDYHAFPSTLKLENDVIAMMASLLHGKEGSAGTFTTGGTESIILAMKAARDRFFEKHHGVPEVILPVTAHPSFSKAVEYLGLKEIRLPVDEHYLADPELMRKAITENTAMIVGSAPSFPYGTIDPVKELSDIALENNLWLHVDACVGGMILPFLKRLGHNVQDFDFTLPGVSSISVDLHKYGFTPKGSSVIMYKNEELRKHQIYVNAKWPGYPMSNAGMQATKSAGPLAGTWAIMNYLGYKGYTDLASKTLSAYKTLTKGIENIGYEITGKPDATIFAFQDNNNSIFTTGVNMIEKGWYPQIQPSNLELGLPSTIHLNVCPVHVEVADEFLSDLENIHKNAGKDSGSRELAVESRDKAVDYLVNLIEQNPEKKTLFFHMIYNLDPEKGEEIFRKITDMDFHAAEE
- a CDS encoding MFS transporter: MDSQHKSLPHRNWSRIDTWAFISFAMGMFIESYIFGMSSIATTWVKIPDSYKALLLSWSPLWLIIGIGIAGPVSDRIGRKQVFYITMSLYAIGAIGITFSYTFYLILIFLGILLFASGGEMNTIMALSQEIMPRQHRSSTMLLELNFIPLGGLVLAAVAFSSLYSSIYFQRLMVALTIIIVLVVLVASRRYLPESFLWLASKGKKEQAIADAKKYYGEAGYLERTDNTKDLSDSRDLNKTSHFWLKFFATLTTAFAGTTGFGLIAYELGPIIFPNLTDLILLVSSVAAFAMGLIGFFGEKISRKSMLLWGNLGALAFTIITYELIGTWSKYIILFWALVVILNAFVQLGYLAEDTLKSEVWATKSRGSLTALVRFLGIGLYIPTIYITYTYNIYQYMLFNILVWVIGSAGAVAWYILGKETGKGIPIELAD
- a CDS encoding cysteate racemase — translated: MEINIGIIGGMGPKATNQFLDRITELTEAANDQEHVRYILYSDPEIPDRIGAYFNGTKSPVDAINKGIDFLERNGITTIAIPCNTAHIWFSEFKAGVNLLNMVDLTVKAILDSGYKHPGFLATTATIKSRLYIKNLEEAGISAIIPEQEDTVMQAVKLVKLGEISRAKATLKPVVKELEDNGSDSIIMACTEIPVILNREDTELPLIDSDRILAEKIILSAGKRLKPYNK